The Humulus lupulus chromosome 4, drHumLupu1.1, whole genome shotgun sequence genome has a window encoding:
- the LOC133830555 gene encoding protein EMBRYO DEFECTIVE 514 produces the protein MAEETNSEHPNSAAEEMDLEPAQVSKETAAADEPATNGDPNSKRAREEENDVVSKKQKVGEGEKSVEEERLEKLGEGDEQQPSPVELGPKTFGSSVEMFDYFFKFLHYWPPNININEYEHMVLLDLLKKGHTESDKKIGGGVKAFQVRFHPMWKSRCFFLIRNDESTDDFSFRKCVDHILPLPEDLKIKPDANRALGGGKGRGGRGGGGRGGGRGNWRGRSRN, from the exons ATGGCGGAAGAGACAAACTCCGAGCATCCCAACTCGGCTGCCGAGGAGATGGACCTAGAGCCCGCCCAGGTTTCTAAGGAAACCGCCGCGGCCGATGAGCCCGCCACCAATGGAGACCCCAACTCGAAGCGAGCGAGGGAAGAAGAAAACGATGTAGTTTCGAAGAAGCAGAAGGTGGGTGAGGGCGAGAAGTCCGTGGAGGAAGAACGCTTAGAGAAGTTGGGAGAGGGAGATGAGCAACAACCGAGTCCGGTTGAATTAGGTCCGAAGACTTTCGGATCATCGGTTGAAATgtttgattactttttcaagtttTTGCACTACTGGCCTCCTAATATTAACATTAACGAG TACGAGCACATGGTTCTGCTTGACTTGCTTAAGAAGGGCCACACAGAGTCAGATAAAAAGATTGGCGGAGGGGTTAAAGCTTTTCAAGTTCGATTCCATCCAATGTGGAAGAGTAGATGCTTCTTCCTCATTCGAAATGATGAATCTACTGATGATTTTAGCTTCCGCAAGTGTGTTGATCATATTCTGCCTTTGCCAGAAGACCTGAAAATTAAACCCGATGCCAATAGAGCATTAGGCGGTGGAAAGGGTCGTGGTGGAAGGGGTGGTGGCGGGCGTGGTGGTGGGCGTGGAAACTGGAGAGGCAGATCTAGAAACTGA